DNA from Pelobacter propionicus DSM 2379:
CACGACGATACGGCAGATGTAAGGGGGAAAAGGATATGGGGGTATGATGGCGGGGAAACGTTCTGATCCTGTGGCGATTGGCGAAGGCTTGTAGCGACGAGAGTGCGCCATGGGAGAACGGGGTAAACTGATAGGCAGGCACCTTCCCTTTGTTTCTTCACTCCTTGTGCGGGATACCGCTGTAATCTTGCTCAGCGACATGAACGGTTGCACGCTGCATGGCCTGACTCATCTCTTCATATCCCTGATGCCGCGGATGACGTCCCGCGAGCTGTCGGCTGCAACCACTTCCATGTCGTTGCCGTCGTTGGCGATGCGCAACGTCCTGACAATCTCTCCGGTTCCGCAGCGCCGCAGTTCTGCCTCCAACTCCAGTTCAAAATGTTGGCGAACGCCGAAGCCAAAAACCCACCAGCGGGATTTCGTGTCGCTCATGACCTTGCTGACATGTCCCACCAGTTCGTAATCGCCGGTCGTGCAATCCCGAACAACGGTCATGCGTGTTTCGGCCCTGAGGCGTTCGATCATGAAGCGGCGGGACGTGCGGCTGATATCTCCCACGGTCTCCCCGGTGACCGCGGACGGATTGTTCGTCTGGTACCTGTCGGAGGCAAACTGATTGACAACGATTGATCCCGCGCGTGGTATGGGGGACGCGCAGGCGGTGAGCATCAGGGCAATAAAGAACAGGGTGCTGTTTTTCACTGGATCTTCCATCCGTTATCGTTACAAAGCTAAAAAAGTCGGGCGCGGCCCCACAGGACCCCCCACGGGGAGGGTCACTGCTTCCAATATTCCTGCGGTTTGCGTCTGATATCCTCCGCCAGTGCGGACAGACCAGAATTCAACCCATTACTCAAGAGTATGTTCATGCCGGTATAGGGCTCATCATGTGAATAATTGTAATAAAAACCGAATATTCTGTTCCACTCACCTTTTACGTGACATTTCCAGACCACGGTATTGTCACAGGCCCGTCTCATTTCGTAGTGGACGTCAAGATTGTTATAAAGCCTTCCTTCAGGCAGACCAAACGCCCAGGGAACAATCCCGAACAGTGACAAGCCGTATGAAGTAATTGCGGTGTCCACACTGGCCTTGTTGATCCTGCCGGTGATAATAAAATCCGCTTTTCGGCTTTCGCCCGGTTTTACCAAAGATACGTCTTTGAACAGATTGTTCTGTTTCATCTCTTGCATAAGTGCGTGGGCAAAGTCCCTGCTCGGCTGCAAGTCTTTGATTGCAAATTTCTCTTCAGCTTCCGGCTGTCCATAATGAGAACTGGCGTATGGCATAAGCGGAAGGTAGATCAGTTCGACATTTTCATTGCGTTCCTTTTTGCGCGCATCTTCCAGATAGGTGATGGCAACGCTCGCCGGCAATGGCTGCATGTCGTTACTCACTCTTTGGCCCGGGATGTAGGCATAGCGGGAACTGTCCAAGGTTGCCCCGCATCCTGCGCATATGAAAAGGGCAAGCCAAAAACATGCTGGAAATAGGATTCTCTTCATATCTTCCACGGCACGACCTCCTTCTTTCGTAAATATGTCCCTTCTCGTGGAACCTGCTCAGGGTGTCCCGGTCACCGATCGACGGCAACCCCGGTCTGGCGCACCGCATAGGCAGGGTTGAACAAGCCCGTTTTTTCCTTCCCCTCCTGACGTACGACAATTGGCAGGCCACTGACAATCGCGGTCCAGCGTCTTCCCGCGGAGTTCTTGTCGGCGAAATCAGACACGATGACACGGCAGTTCTGGCCGTTGATCTCGGTCTGCTCTTCTGAGACATGCCGGTACTCCCGGTCGACAATTTCGGCGTTTTCCAGATCGACAATCCGCATCCTCCTGACCTCTCCGGGTGTCAGTGTCACCTCTGGATACTCCATATTGGTCGTCACATAGCCTGTAACCGGAAACTTCTTCTGCTCCGATCGCGTCCCGTCGCGGACCAGCATGCTGAAGATGCCGCCACTGGACTCGCCGCGTATCTCCCGGCGGCGTCCCTTGTTATCAATGGTTTTGTGGTATCTCACCAGCTTGCCGCCGCGGATGCTGGCTGTCTCGCTGCTGGTCAGGGAAAACTTGAGGAACAGGAAACGCACATTCACGTTTACATCGGCGCGGAACTCGTTATCACGGGCAGTACCGATGGTTTTCGCGCTGACCGTGCCGATATCCGAGCCAAGGCTGCGGATGACATATTTCACGGCAACCGCGTGGTTTTCTCCGCTTGTGGCGGTGGCGGCTACGCAAAAGAGGGAGCAGACGACGAGTAGGGTGTAGAGTGTCAATCTCACGAAAAGGCCCTCAATAGGTTTGAAGAATAACCGGCTGGCTGGCGGTGGCGTTACTGATCATCTGCTGGGCGGCAGCGGGAAAATGAGTGCGAGAGAGGCATGACAGGTGAAAGGCACCAGAAAATAGCCGACTGTCGAGCCTGAGGGCAACGACGCGGCCGACTTGATCCTGCCACTGGGGCCTTTGCCCGTTTATCACCTTCTGGCCT
Protein-coding regions in this window:
- a CDS encoding DUF6134 family protein — its product is MRLTLYTLLVVCSLFCVAATATSGENHAVAVKYVIRSLGSDIGTVSAKTIGTARDNEFRADVNVNVRFLFLKFSLTSSETASIRGGKLVRYHKTIDNKGRRREIRGESSGGIFSMLVRDGTRSEQKKFPVTGYVTTNMEYPEVTLTPGEVRRMRIVDLENAEIVDREYRHVSEEQTEINGQNCRVIVSDFADKNSAGRRWTAIVSGLPIVVRQEGKEKTGLFNPAYAVRQTGVAVDR